The Globicephala melas chromosome X, mGloMel1.2, whole genome shotgun sequence genome contains the following window.
TGAACAGAATACTGCACACGTGATGCAATGTCACTTCCCAGGCTAGGTTATACAGACTGTGACTTCTGACCTGCTGGCACTCCccctgcctctcttcctggcACATTCTCTCTTGCTTGCTCTGACGAAGCTGGCTGTCATGTTGTGAGAGGCTCTATGAAGAGGTCCACGTGGCAAGGAACCAAGGGAGGCCTCTGGCCAGCAGCTCATGAGGGACTGAGACCTCAGTCCAACAACCCACAAGGAACTGCTTCCTGCCAACAACCACAGCAGTGAGTCTGGAAGCCAGTCCTTCCCAGTTGAGCCTTAAGATGACTGCAACCTTGTGAGAGACCTGGGGCCAGAGGGCCCTGCTAAGCTGTGCCAGGATTCCCAGCCCCCAGAAACTGTGAAGTTACGTATGTGTCTTGTTTTAAGCAGTAGTTACGGGCTAACTTGTTACGCGGCCATAGGTAACTAATACAGGCAGGGGTCAGAACAAGTGAAAAGTGGGAACTATGATAGACACTGCCCAGGGAGAAGTAGCTGAACTGAGTGACTGACAAGACTGTAGGAGATGAGAGAGACATCATGGGGATTTTGagaagagcacgggctctggagcaaGCCTGCCTGCCTTCAAGTTGCTCCTGGGCCTCTCGCtaactgtgtgactctgggcgAGTCATTTCaacactctgagcctcagttacttCGTCTGTAAAACGGGGATGGTAAGAGTAACTACCTGACACGTCTCTGACAGTTTCATTTAGGACCTGCCTCAGCACCTGGTGCAGGGGTGGATGGCACGCTGCCGCTGCCCAGCAGACGTTTGCTGTGACACTTCTAGAAGGCTCGGTGTGCAGCCTCATGCCAGCTGGGAGAAAATTTAAATGCTTCAGTGCCATTTCCTTGCATCCTATGAAGGCTTCACTGGTCCTGGGTGAGGGGACGTGCCTCACAGCCCAGTTCTGTGTGATTCTGACTCGTCTGCCCTGGTTCCTTCCCCTGGCGGCACCTTGTGGGTGAACTTTTCTCCCAGGGAAGCTAAGCAACCTGCACAGGAACTGAAACCCTAACCTTGACCTCATGAATACTGCGCTTCGACTGCGCAGAGTAAGTTGGCTTCAATAGACTTTTCCAGAGTGAAGTCCACTCTCAAAGAGGGCTACAGCCTGGATCTGCCTCCAAAGGCGGCTCTCAATACATGAAACGTGGTTCTTATTTCCAAAACCAAGGGACGCAACCAGAGATGAGACCGGCTTACCTGTCTGGGCAGAGAAGGCATGGAATCCGAGGCCACCGACCGCTGAACACGCTGCGGCTGCTGCGTCACGTGCTGCAGAAGGAACGAAGCGGCGTccggctgctgctgcagctgcaggCTGGCTGTGGCCGTGGACGAGGCCGTGGCAGAAGAGGCCGGCGTCAGCGTCGGCTGCTGCAGGTAGTGGAGCAGGGCAGGCTGCCGAGACGCGGCGGGCACCGAGGGCATCTTCGGGGGGCCCGGCTCAGAGACGAAATGTGACAAGGGCTTGGTGTGGCCGAAAGGAAAAGGCTCCGGGGCTCCCGGGCTGGGGGCGGCCAGCCCCTGCTGCATGATCAGGCTCAGGGTTCTGGGCGAGCTGGTGGCCATGGGCTTGAGGAGGGTACTGGCTGGCGGAGGCGGAGGTGGCGGCAGCTGCAGCTGCGGCTGCTGCGGGCCGAGCGGattgctggtgggagtgagaCTCCGGATCAGGGGGCACTGTGGGGTGAAGGACTGCTGCGGCAGCCCGGGGCTGGACAGCTTCTCTGGGCGGTAGGGAGTGGAGGGCCCCGGGTTGCTGGTGGGCAGAGTGGATATCAGGTGCCCTTGAGGCTGTTTGATGGTGGAGGACACCAGGTTGGCAAGGATGGAGGGCTGCGGGCTGAACTGCGGCTGCTGCTGGAGCGCGGGGCTGGGGAGCTTCTCGGGGGCATAGGTCATGGCCGGCCCCAGGGCAGCGCCGCTGCTGGGCGCCACGCTGGACAATAAGGCATTGGGAGAGCCCTGCAGAGCGCTCGCCGGCAGGCTGCTCGATGACATGCAGGACACCATGAGGCCCTGAGGGCTGAACGGCTGCAGCGGCTGTGGTGAGGGCAGCGGGCGGTAAGGCGGGGAGAGGCCGGGAAGAGGCAGGCCGGACCAACTGGGAGCGGGGCCCTGCTGCTTCGTACTACAGCCCTGCTTGCTGGCCGCCAGCACCTTCAGCTGGTGGGCGTGATGCCACTGAGGCACCGGGAGCGGTGGCAAGGCAGCCGCAGGGAGCGGCGCCTGGACCTGGCTCTTGGCCTGTGCTGTTGAAGAACTGGGGGAGACCATCTGCTTACTGGTGGAGGGAATGACGTAGCTGATCCCCGCAGAGGAGGGTGGGATTTGAAGCGACACCCCCGGGACCTGGCTGCAACTTGAAGCGAAGTCCTTGCTGGAACCAAGGCTCTCCAAGTGTGGCATCTGAACCGCAGGCTTGGGAGTCACGCCTAGGGTTGCCGGGGGGTGATCTAAGACCAGCGGTTCTTCCGGCTTGCTCCCCAGGATTTTTTCAAGGTCGAGCTCACTCGGAGAAGGTTCTTGAATTTTTGTTAGCTCCTCCAGCAGATCTTGAAGCTCCTGGTCCACAGCAGGCACAGTGTTGGTCTTGTCATAGTAAGAAAGAGGGGGGCCTTTCAGTCCCATTTCCGCAGTTGGTGGTACCACAAACGGTGAGCCCATTACGCTGCCGTTCATGGGGTTATTTTCGAGAAGTAATGAATGACCAGCCGCTCCCATCGCTGCAGAGCCAGGGTTCATGGGTAACGCAGGAACCTGCAGCTCTGCACAGGCTGTGCTGGGATGATGGGCGCCGGGGCCCATCGAAAGCGTGACGTCTTCAAGGCATGGTCTCTTAATTTTATTAGGGTAACCTCCTTCGGCCATGCCTGAAAGCTGGAAAGtttctccttcctgcctcctcttAATGGTTCCCTGTGGctggaagagaaaagagggatgggaaggaagggagggagggagggagggaggggggagagagggagggagggagagggaaggggggaggcagAGGAATGTTTATAAAGGCTTGGCACATTAAAGCTATTGAACAGGAAACTTGCAAGATAAAACAGATCTCTCAGTTTCAAGACTTAGAAAGAGTTGTCAAAACTATACAATACAGCCTATTTTTAGAACCATGATGCTTGTTGTTTTGTTGCTGTCTTTCATTTAGACTGTTGCGTTACAGTTCAAATAAAGCATTATGCTGTCTCTACACCAAACACTACAGAAAGTCACGCGAAGGATATTCTCTGCCCACTTAAAGGAGCTTTCAGCGGAACTATGCAGACATTGGAGGGCAAAGGAGAATCGCTAAGAAACTTGCAATTCCCACCTGTCTACTGctaacctgatttttaaaaaggaaaagcgtGACGTAGACGTTgaacttttaggttgcttccctgtctcgGTTAAATGCATCAGGCTCTAGTGAGTGAGAAAATGGGATAAAGCAGAGGCTTTGGAGGAGTGAAGTAGATCTGGCGTGTTCTTTTGGGCAGCTGTCTGAGAGACACTGTTTGGAGCGTGACACAACTGCGTAACAGTCACTATAGCacggttccattgatctgtacacacacacacacacacacacacacacgtgcatacacatatacacacatttctACGAGTGCACAAAAACACCTTGGAAGAAAGTATATGCAACTCTTTGGAGTAGTCGTCTTTTGGGGGTGACTGGAAACTCactttctgttctctgtatttttctataGAAGCTTGTTTTTAATGGAATGACTTACACTCCTCCACCAAAAAAGTATAAAGCTATCTAATTAAGAAATGCCTCTGTGCAGATGTATCCTCAGGTCGGGGAGATAGGAAACAACAGGAAAGGGCCCCGATCTGTGATCTGCACTGGGGGAACTGCCCGCCATTTATAAAAGCCTAGCCTTTGGGAACAAATCAAAGAAGTTACTGATGCAGTATTTCCTACACTTTCAAGGCTTCATACAGTCATCCGTGGCTGTCTTGTAAATGACCATGACCTGCAGTGAAGGGGAAGGGAGTGGAGCGCAGGATTATGTGTGGGAGGAGATGGGCTTGGAAATCGCCTAAAGGCCAGCGCTCTACCAGATCCATTTCCCCTGAAGCACTTTTGCACGAAGAAACCTCTTTCCAGCTTTGAAGTCTTACTGGGACATCCGGTGCGGATCCTCTGACGTCCCCTTACGCTTGCCTCACTGGAGGGTCAAGGCGTGCGCGAGGGCCACCTACTAGCACGACAGTGCTCATGACTCTTACAGCAGAGTGAACGTCAAGAGATCCCCTAGggctgcacatctggagccttgGCAGCCATCAGATGCACTTAGAAACCCCCAGATTCCCAGGCTCTCCTACCACAGCTGACCTGCTTCAGTCTCCTCCGGGCCGGGGCCCAGGAACCCAAGGTTTGTTACGGCTCCCTGGCTGGCTCTCAGTGGACTGCCAGCTTGAGAGCACGGGTGCAGGCAGGATGGCCTAGGGCCCTGGTCCCGAGGCAGACGCAACCACTACGTATTGGCCTCCGCACAGAATCTCTTgagttctgtttcttcatttgtaaaatgagcgTCATTTCAGTTCTCATCTCATGATGCTGCTTGGACTATTACACGAAACGGGACGGATTCCGTGGTACCTAGAGGACCCTCATTAACTAGTATCTGGCATTACAGAGGGCAGATCCGGAAGTGCTCTGGGAGTCCAACCCTGGCCTTTAAAGACAGGGAGGGACCCTGAGACCCTGGGATGGGCAAGGCTTGCCCCGAGCGGCTCAGCTAGAGGGCCCCAGGGCCTGCCACCGTCACTCGGCTGTTCCCCGACCCGCAGCCTCCATCCTCCCCCACTGACCGCCCCATCCCCGCAGAAAGGGCTCCCCCTCTCTTAGCGAGGGGACGTGCCTACTTCTCTGCCTTTCCTTGTGAGATGTCCACCACCCGGCCAAGGGCACTTTGAGGGGCAGGTCCGCCACCAGATTCATCTGAGGTCTGACTACCACCGGGCAGGCaggaaggggttggggggtgaGGTCGAGTAGGCACAGGAAGAGGTCTCTCCAGTCATCTGCTCCACTCTCCCGCCCAGGAGCGCTCACTAGGTATTTGGCCCacggcaggtgctcagtaaacagaaGCTGAATGAATCCATGGACCAATGAACACAGATGACTCAGCGCCCAGCGAGCTCTGCCTCGTGTTTTCCTGGCCGTTCATTCAATCAATCATGGGCCACAGAGAAGTCACTGCATTTCAGGCTGAAATTTGGTCTCTTCTACGCTCTCCCAAAGACTTAAATCCATTATATTGAGAACAGAAATGTCTAAAATGGATCAGTAAGGAACGACTCAGTGTGGGCTTTACATAGGATCCCCTGCCGGGGTCTGAGCTGGCGATGGCCGTGCCCAAGGCGCTGCTCGTGATGTCTTGGACTCGAGGAGAGTTTACTGCCAGTGAAGTCTGCATAGGACCAGGCGGGGGAAGGATGGgcttgggggatgggagggagggcaggagctgTGAGTTGGACCGGCCTGGACTCCCTGGCAGATACTAGGGCTTTCATTTAATTGTTGGTCTGCCATTATCCCGTTGGGACTAAGGTGGTAGGAGGTGGGGAAGGTGGGACATGACCCCCAGATGCTAAAGTTAATACTGGGAACCACTGGCGAAGGAAAAGGGTCTCCAGCCCTCTGAAGTGAGAGTGTGTGCCCCCGACTTTTCAGGCCCTCAACCCCACAGCGGACCCCAGGATGCCCCTGCGAGGTGCTGGGGGCTGCCGTGCTGCTGGTGGACACCATCTGCTGGAGCAGGTGCTACCCTCGCTGTGCCAAGCCTGCAGCCGGACGCCGCTGGTGCTAGCTTCCCTGAATGCTGTGGGAGGCTCCCTAGTCGGCGGGCAGGCTGGCCTTGCtatccctgggggtgcagtgggggGTGCTGGTTGACGCCACAGTCTCAgcggtggggcaggcaggagcctcTTCCTAGCTTTGCTTTCTCCATGGACTAAACGAGACTCCACTTTGCTAGAGGCTGCAGCTCTGCAGTTCGGATTTCACTGGGGAGGGCTTTCAACAGATTGCCTAAAGTACCTTGGCCGGATGGCCAGATCCCCAGGCAAGCCTAAGCAAGCCGAGGGGAGGCGGCTGTGTTGACATCTACTACGAGTTCATTTCGCCCCTAGACCCAGGCTGCTGCCACCACCGAGGTCAGCCTGTCTGGGCTGTTGGGCTTGACTGAACCCCGTGGCCACCCTTCTAGATCAAGTGCAGCAGAGAGCTTGCTACCCCGGAATGACTTCCCCTCTCAGCATCACGTTGGTGGTGGCAGGTCCCCACCAAACTTCCAGACCCTTCTCAACAGCTTTACCTATGTGCCGTTTTCCAGTCTCTGTGGACTCTGTACAGCGAGCTATGGGTCCCACCTCCCGGCCAGCCCCTACTTCCTTCAGGCCTTGTACTACACGTGACCCTGCCCACTCACTGGGagaacatttgttttttgtttttttttaccataagtgAATCAGTAGCCACTAGCAGGATTGCTAGACAACACACGTCAACCTTCACTTTTTACAGAAAACAGAATGGGTGGTGATTTGCTTGTGGTCCCACGGCTAGTTAGGGGCCAACACCAACACTAGACCCCAGGAGGGCCAGCCCTCACAGGTCCGGGCAGTGGTAGGGCGGGGAAGGGGAGTGAGGGACGGTATCCTGGTGTCTTTTAGAAAGGAATGACTTTATCTCCATGCACCAGTGCTGGCGGAGTCCCATTTCATAATCGGGCAGACAAAGCCACCAATGTGATCCCCACGACCTTATAAACATTcattaaaatgcatttcaaagCATGTgatgccttccccaccccctaaataatgagaaaacaaaggcaacCCTTCTGATAGAGGCCAAGTTCAGCTCTGAAGTCAACATTATTTCTGGTTCTGTCTGAACAATGACATATGGCAATTCTTCCCTTTCTACAGTTTTTTAGTCCAGAATGGCAAAAAGGGCAAAGCTTTCTTGGGAAAGGGTCTAGATTACAAGAGTACAGTCCAGGCTCAGAAAATGGGCATAAGGAGAAGAACATATATAACTCTTTCCAAAGAAGTCTGGCAGTTGCTATAAACACTTGATTTTGAACTCTAGCTGGAAGTTTATCACAGACATCTACAAAAGGCCAGCAAAATTATGCACAGTCCCTCCTGGGTAAGAATGCAGGAAGCCGAAGGTGTGCAGGACAGATTGGCTCAGGGAGCCtcgtttttccctccagagagcCCCGGGCAAGATTGTCCAAAAGCTGGAAACTGCCTGTGGTGTATTTAGTCTCCCCTTCCTCTGTCAGTAGCGCCTCCTGCGGTGCAGCCCCGGCCaatctgcttctgcttctgcttctctcaGTGTCTCTCACACGAGCCCACCCATGCTCCATCAACACCTTTCCTCGGTACTGTTACACATGCTCCCTGGGAGTTTCCAAGAAGCTCACGCTGGCCAACTAGCTGTGATTTCAAGCCCTCTGAGACAGGAGTGTTCCCCGGTAGACTTGCTCAGAAGAAAGGAGAACAGATGAGACACGATGCAGCAGGACTGGGTTTGCAGGAAGAGAgacaaggagggaaggagggagagagagggaatctGCCTGCGTGTAGACATGGGATCAGATGAGCACCGACAACTGCCTGTACTTGAGCTGGTGTATCATTTGCACGGTTGTTTTTCAGAACGAAGTCCCCACAAACTGGTCTTTCTGTAGAACAAACAGGACTTTCAGCATTTCCAGAATTGCAAGATCTGAGGTTCTGGAGAATCCCAGGGTGGATGGGAACTGCAGGGAATCCTGACTGGCTTCAAGAGGAGTCGGTTTGTCTCAGGAATGAATCTCTGCTAACAGGTGGTTTGGAGCAAGAATCTCACCCTAGAAAGAGGGGATATATTGGCGCCCTGGGCTTGCCCCGAAGTGACAGAGGCTGCACGTGCTGCAGGTAGAGGCgggctgggctggagggaggagcaTTGGAGTAGGCACCAAAAGACCTGATGGAAGCCCTAGCTCCTCCATCTGCTGTAtgactgtgggcaagtcactCCCCCTCTATGAGCCTCaagttttcttctgtaaaatgagtccTCGGCCTGCCCTGGGTGCCTCACAGCATCTTTGAGGAGTGCACGTCAGAAGCAGTCACTGTCACTGATGTCACTCTCCAGGCCCTGGGTCCCCAGGCTGCCCCAGTGCCCTCCAGTGTGGGCCTCGGCTTGCTCTCTGGCAAATAAGGACACATGCTCTAGAATCGGGACATGGGGTGAGAGTGGAGAGAGACGAGCAGCCTGGCGCTGATGGCATCAACCTGACGGCCAGCGGTGCTGCCTGTAAAATTCCACCTTCTGCTGTTCGCCATCGCCCACCACTCTGGGCTCCACCACACTGTCTGCACCCTCAGGCTTCCCAACATGAGGGCTGTGGCTTCAACAAGCTTCAACCAGAGCGGCCCCAACAAATGCAGAGATGAGCAGACCTGGGGGTTTTTGAGAACTGTGTTCTCCCTTTCTGTAGTGTAGACATACCAGCTGGAAGAACTGGCGACTCTAAGAATGGCCCCAAACAGATAGATGCATGTGGACTTAATGGGCTCGTAATTCAGCGGTTCCACCCCGAGACACCTCCAAGTGTTCCGTCATTGACCAGGCGTTCCTTGAGTGCGAGCCTGGCACTCCTAGAGGCCGTCAGAACTGCCAGGCCCTTAGTGACGGGCTGGTCCCTCCCATTCACGTGAGGGCTCATGAGGCTGAGAGCCAGGAAGAGATGTGCCCGTGGGCCTGACTGCCAGGTTAGCCTCTTTCCACTGGAAGAAACCCTGCCCCCGTTTCCTCCAAAGGCCTTCCCATGTAGCATCATTAGTGGGATAAAGACGACCACTtcgggggagaaggggaagatggAGTTGGTTTCAAGCACCTGCATTTGATGAGGTTGGCTGAGAGACCAAGCAGGCACTGCCTGTGGAGCCAGGCTAGAAGCTGAAGGTCAAAGGCGAGGGCATTGTCCCAGCCCAGATGAGTCTGTCTGTGCAGGACTCAGGGTAACAGGGGTCATCTGTGTTTCACCTGAATTAGGCTGACGCACCAGGAAACATGCAGGGAAGAGGAAGAGCGAAGGCAGAGCCGAGGTTGGAGACCACCAGGGCCACTGGGCAGACCTGGGTTTCTATATATGAAAAGGGCAGAAGGGCCCTCGGAGTTCATTTAAGCCCAACTTTCTCACTTCTCCCAGGGCTCTGCTTCTAAGTATTGATACCTTGTGGTGTGACCTCTCATAGGTCCCGaccccactctgagcctcagtttccccacccacACAGTGAATGGGTCCCAGCTTTGGTAAGCTGATGCTATGACTTTCTTTCTGCTCCTGCAGAGAGAAGATGAATGCTCTTGTCCCCCACCCAAGAGGGCCTCTCTCCCCGGGGTGCAGATAGGCCAAGGAGAGCCTCGTGGTTCACAAGCGTCCTTGCCATGGGCAGGAGGTGTACATCACCTCCAATTCCAGACGATGTTAAAGAAAGCACAACTTGCCCCAGACCAGCTGGGGTCAAATTATGATCTTCCCCAAATAGCTCTCCACGCCCTCTGCTTCGTGGGGATTGAAGCTAGACGATGCGAGGCACCCACTTTATGAAAGGGAATGTAAGGTTCAGAGAACAAAATTACGTCCCAGGCTTCGTAAGGTTCGAAGGCCAGTCCTGAAGCTTAAGCAGAAGGGGACTTTGCTTCTGCCTGTGTCCCAACAACGGGCTAAATAAAATGGCGACAGGCTTTAGACCATGGCAGGAAGTTCCCTGCATGAGAAACCCAACAGCTGTGTAGGTGGGGGAAGAATCCAGAGACACCCGGTTAGTCCGGTGTATTCTGGAGGTCACGTGCTTACTGAATAAGCACATTTTAGTGGCTAGGTGCCAACTTCTGGCTCTAAAATACACTAATGGCCTGCAAATGTACGCACCCTAGTTAGCAGACCTTTGAGTAAGGCTGCTTGAGCTCTGATGCCACAGAagcagaggctgggaggggaCATGGGCTAAGGAGCTTCAGGTCAGTGCAGAGACCCTCCCCATGGTCTAGGTCCtctcttttttccagctttactgaggtatgatcGACAGCTCAAAATTATATGTATTGAAGTACAACGTGATTTTCTGAAAAGCGTGCAACGTGACGATTTAACATATgcatacactgtgaaatgactTAGGTCCTCTCTTTTTGAAATTGAGGCAAAATTCGCAGAGCATGAAATTAAGCTTTTgcaagtgtgcaattcagtggccTCTGGTacattcacagtgctgtgcaGCCAAGATGGGGAGCGTTGAGGCCACCCCACAAATTTGTGACCAGAATCACGTGAGCTTAGAGGTGGAAAGTgcgcatagtgcctggcatggtGTTCGTACCAAGTAAATAGTCTCTCTCTTTCCACTCTCGAAAATGCAAACACATTCTTGGTGGTCCTAAAATAGCCTGTAACATAGTTACTCAGCGGCATTTGCCATTCAAGGCAGATCTGCCTTTACTCATTGGCTGCATTCCTGAACAGCTGTGTGCAAGGCTAACTTTCGTCAACCAAATCATAATAAAATGCAACGAGAATCTGCCATGGAAAGGAAATCCTTTTATGAAGTTAAGATCTCTCATCCAGACCTATCTGGCTTAAAGCTGTAGTCCTCGGAGGCACTGGCCTTCCTTGTAAGGAACCCTAGCTTAATTCTGGCCACAAACACATGGTGATGCCCCACAGCCCCAAATCCCACAGCAACAAGAGTAGATTACACACTGTGTGTGGAAGGTGTCTGCGATTACATCAGGGAGCATGTCATAGAACCTGAAAAATtgcccctgtgtgtgtgtctgtgtgtgtgtgatggtggtggtggagatggtgctgatggtggagatggtggtggtggtggaggtggtggtggtagaggTAGTGGTGGTGGAGATGGTGTTGGTGtaggagatggtggtggtggtggtggtggtgatgctgttggtggtggaggtggtgatgctggtggtggaggtggttggtggtgatggtgttggtgGTAGAGGTAGTGGTGGTGGAGATGGTGCTGGTGTAGGAGATGGtgttggtggtggaggtggtggtggtggagatggtGCTGGTGCAGGAGATGGtgttggtggtggaggtggtgatgctggtgggggaggtggttggtggtgatggtgttggtgGTAGAGGTAGTGGTGGTGGAGATGGTGCTGGTGTAGGAGATGGtgttggtggtggaggtggtggtggtggagatggtGCTGGTGCAGGAGATGGtgttggtggtggaggtggtgatgctGGTGGGGGAGGTGGTTGGTGGTGATGCtgttggtggtggaggtggtgatgctggtggtggaggtggttGGTGGCGATGGTGCTGGTGGTGGATGTGGAGGGGTAGTGATGCTGGTATTGGTAGTGGCCGGAGTGCTGACAGTCAAGGGGCTACTCCTACAGAGTGATTCCTTCTTGCTCCACCTCACTGTAAGAAGCTGCCCTGAGTGGGCCGGAGAAAGAGGACTCGCCCTGAATGTGTTATTAACAGAGACCTCAAAACTGTCTCCTTGCCATCATTCGTAATTACTTTTTTCTCACTCGGAAAATTGAAGCTGAATTACCGGTGAAAACACAGGAGAGTTTTGTTTGTTAAAATGCTGCCAATAAAGTAATTTTATGTCAGATTTAACTACAGGAAAGGGCAAGGCATTTCTAAGTTCCTTGGCTGTCATGTGGCTTAAAAACATAGGATGGACAGCACTTTGCTACCGTGCACTTAGCTCTTTGAAGCCATATATTCAGAAGGCAGATGTTGGATGTTGGTGTTTGGGGGCTGACTTCCTGGAGGTACTTTATATAGGCTAAGTTCATTGTTCTAAAGCCCAAAGGCTTgacttaaaggagaaaaagaggcaagaaaatgttgAGATTTTCTGACAGCGTCACACAGACAGCCCTAACACTAGACAACTTTATTGCCTcaagtttattttagaaaaggagGCAGCTAGCGAGTGGCACTGAGCACCTGTCCACTACAGAGATGGAGGCTTCTAACTGTGCAAAGCAGGGCTGTCTAGGGGGCCCAGAACAGAGATCCCCTCAGAATGAGCACATGCCGGGCGAGGAGCGGGGAACCAGAATGAGACGGAGCTGGAGTTCTAGTGGAACAGACGGTATAAAGACAGCAAGAACAAGAACAGAGTGAAGGAGCAGTGATGTGACAGAGTGGCCAGGAGAAGGACTCGGGGCAGAGCGCTCCAGGCAGGAGGGCAGAAGGGAGAGGCCCTGGGGGAAAGCTCTCGGCACGCTCCAAGAACGGGCAGGTGGCCACTGTGCTTGGTGCGCAGCGAGCCAGGGggacagccatggctcacggatgGACCCGCAGCCCTGGGAAGCGGGTGGACTGTCAGATGTCTGCGGTGGGAAACCACTGGGTGGGGGGTTATACCGAGGAGTGGTCGGCTCCATCTGTTTGTAAAAGGTCTGGCTGGGTGCtgatgggagagagaaagggataggTCCAGAGGGGGGTCAGGCCAGCTGTGGCACAGGAGAGGAAGCAGAATGCCTGGAGAGGTGCCAGGACCTGTGATTGTCCCTCAGGTGGCACAGAGCCGAGCACCCACTTATGGGAGGAAACTACGGCCTCAGAAAATATGATCCCAAACCCAGTGACCTAGATCAGGGGGTCGTCAACTTTCTGTAAAGACCCAAAGAGTAACTCTCTTAGGCTTTGCAGACCAAGTGGTCCCTGTTGCAACTCCAGATGATATGTTAATGACTAGGTATGGCTTGTGCTAATAAAACTTCATTTGCAAGAACAGGCTGCCCGGGGGGGACTTTACCAAGCCCTGACCTACAGCACAGGCTGAGCGCCTTCCCCAAGGCACAGAGGCTATTTCCAAATCGCCCCCCTCACACTGCAGGGGGCCACGTAGGCCTACTGTTCACAAGACAGTGGCAGGCAACATTTTCGGAGCTGAAAAGCTTCAAGATTTCTACCATCGTACAAGTTAGGTGACCATTTCTGAATGCACGAGGCACGTAGCAGTCTCAAACGCCACGTTTAACCTGCGCTTACGATGGTTATTATTACTGCCCATCTGTTGGGTGCGCCACGGGTTCCATGAAACAGGACACCGCCTCCTCCAGAATGCCTGGCCGTCTGCTTGCTCTTCCAGCCTTCGTATCCTCGTCAACAATTCGCACCTTGTCCAGCAGATGAAAGCACACCCTCCTCCCTCGGGCCTTCAAGGGTCTCTAGGATAACTCGGCCTCGAGCCCCACCCCTTCCAACCCAGGCCTCCACAACGCAGCTCTCAGAAGACTGGGGCTGTTTCCTCCTCATCTCTGCACCCCCGTAGCACCTAGTGTCGTGACAGGGCTC
Protein-coding sequences here:
- the MAMLD1 gene encoding mastermind-like domain-containing protein 1 isoform X9, which produces MDDWKSRLVIKSMLPHFGMVGNRQEPRKLQESGTIKRRQEGETFQLSGMAEGGYPNKIKRPCLEDVTLSMGPGAHHPSTACAELQVPALPMNPGSAAMGAAGHSLLLENNPMNGSVMGSPFVVPPTAEMGLKGPPLSYYDKTNTVPAVDQELQDLLEELTKIQEPSPSELDLEKILGSKPEEPLVLDHPPATLGVTPKPAVQMPHLESLGSSKDFASSCSQVPGVSLQIPPSSAGISYVIPSTSKQMVSPSSSTAQAKSQVQAPLPAAALPPLPVPQWHHAHQLKVLAASKQGCSTKQQGPAPSWSGLPLPGLSPPYRPLPSPQPLQPFSPQGLMVSCMSSSSLPASALQGSPNALLSSVAPSSGAALGPAMTYAPEKLPSPALQQQPQFSPQPSILANLVSSTIKQPQGHLISTLPTSNPGPSTPYRPEKLSSPGLPQQSFTPQCPLIRSLTPTSNPLGPQQPQLQLPPPPPPPASTLLKPMATSSPRTLSLIMQQGLAAPSPGAPEPFPFGHTKPLSHFVSEPGPPKMPSVPAASRQPALLHYLQQPTLTPASSATASSTATASLQLQQQPDAASFLLQHVTQQPQRVQRSVASDSMPSLPRQACCQLFSWTSAAGLGECQLQHWSPYPSRKEPQPGAVSPSNITHVDKACKLGEARPPQVSLGRQPPSCQALGSESFLPGSSFAQELARVTSSYSTSEAAPWGGWDPKAWRQVPAPLLPSCDAVAREAEIRSYGNDP